TTTAGGTTGGACATCATGTAGCTAGTTTTTAAAGTAGATGCTAACTATTTATTATCCATCATTAATTATCAATCATGCTGTGTATTGGACATCGAGGAGCAATGGGACATGAGCCAGAAAATACGCTGCTGTCTATTAGAAAAGCTTTGGCTTTAGGAGTTGATGCTGTAGAAATCGATGTATATAACGTTGAGGATAACTTAATTGTAATTCACGATCGCACTTTATCAAGGACAACCAACGGCACTGGTTACTTAGAAGAATATAGCTTTGAGCAATTGCGATCGCTTGATGCTGGCAAAGGGGAAAAAATTCCGACTCTACAAGAAGTCTTTGACACCGTAAATCAACAAGCTATTATCAATATTGAATTAAAAGGAAGTAATACCGCCAGGCTAGTTAGCAACTTAATTAGAAAATACATTAACCAGGGATGGAGTGAAACAGACTTTGTAGTTTCCTCTTTCAATCATTATGAATTAATAAAAGCAAAAACGCTTTATCCTGCTCTGAAAACTGGGATGTTAATTTATGGTTTGCCTTGGGAATATCTAAAAATTGCTCAAAAGTTACAGACTGATATAGTTATTGCTGGTTTGGATTTTGTGACCCCAGACTTAGTAAACTCTATACATCAGCAAAACTTGTTGGCTTGGGTTTACACTGTTAATGAGCCTACTGATATTAGTCGTATGCAGGAATTAAAAGTAGATGGCATATTTACTAATTATCCTGAACAAGTTGTTTAAAAGTTTCTAGTTGAATACTTTATCGGCTCTTCTCTAGTGAAGCGATCGCTTCATAAATGCAGTCACTTCAACAGCGTGGTTGGACAAAAGGCTTCTTGCTACTTAAAACAGTTAACTGAAGAACTACAGGTTTCAACAAGTGCGGGGAATAGCGCAACAGCCTTGCAGGAGTGTCAGTTGCGGCTCACGCCTTACTCTCCGCAGACGAACGAAGGACTTGTCCTCACGTATAGCATTACGCATATACGTTAGGACATTTTTTGAAAGCTGTATCAACACATTCTCTAACAGTCTCAAATTCTTTAACTCTCTGCTTCATCCAAGTTTTGAGAACCGACCACCAACGCTCTATCTTGTTTAGATCGGCAGAATAAGAGGGCAAATACCAAATCTGGCACCCTGCTTCTTCTACTATTTCTTGAATACTTTGTCCTTTATGAAAAGTAGCATTATCAATAATAATGATATTTCCAGGTTGAAGTTGAGGAATCAAACTTTCTTTAAGCCATGTCTCAAATAAATCTCGATTACATGACCCTTCAAAAGTTAACGGAGCAAACACTTTTCCTTCTTTGAATGCAGCAATCCAACTTACTCTCTCATTTCTTTTACCAGATTTGAGTGCCTAACATCTTTCTCCTTTGGGGCTATAACCATAGGGATAATCGTCTCGGTTATCGAATCCTGCTTCATCCACATAAACTAGGTTATTTGCCTGTTGATGTTTTAGTTGCTCTTGAAATTCTTTTCTTTTCTCTTCATCTGTTTCTTGATATCCGTAAGTTTGTCTTGGTCAGCGTACATGCGGGCAAGCCCTTTGTCTTGCGCCTGTCGGCGACGCGGGGTCTGACCGCTTTTTTTCTGGTTATGCCTAACTTTTTAATTCCATCACTAATATTTTGCTGGGTAAGATTCTCTCCCCACAAATCTGCCATTTGCTGTTGTGTCTTATCTTTATGTTGTTTAACAAACTGTTTGAATCTCTCTAAATCCTGAATTTTTCGCTCTTCTCTGGTGGGACGCTCGGCGACCGCTTTAAAGTCTCCTGTTTCTTGTTCTCTTTTCAGCCATAGGTCTAAGGTGTTACGGCTTATTTTCATCAATCGACAAATAGTTCTCTTCTTTTCACCTCTAGAACAGGCATCTACGGCTTTTTTTCTTAAATCGTAGCTATAGGGAGCAGGCATTATTTTTCGGTTTTGGCGAGCGCTTTGATTTTAGCTAATTTTGTCCTAACCTAGCCACGTATTGCTATATAATGCAGGGTTCGCGACTCAGTATCAGTTGAAAATGTCCTAACATTTTCGCGTATTGCTATATAATGCAGGGTTTCAAGAACAGGGGTACTAAGACAGTTACGTTATACCCGTTGTCTCAGTGAAGCGATCGTGACTTGATCCCAGACAGAAACCGCCAAAATCTTCACCTAAAGTAGTTTAAGTTAAAGAGATATTTACTGACTGTACGTCAAGCAGTATGGCTTATTTTACAAAGCAAAGTGAATCTGAAATTAAGATAATTGAACTGTTAAAGAAACAACATCTTGAACTAAATACTGGGATTGAGTCATCAAAGTAGAAATTAGCTGAAATAGCTAGGCTATTGTGGTGTTTGTATTCGCAAATTGATTGCGATCGGGTAATTCTGTTTCTAAATGTCGTAGACGGGGTTGACGATAGGCGATCGCAACTATAAGCACATTAACAATTCCCAACAAGACCAATAATAACGTCACTCCTTGACCCATACCTGTGTTGACAAATTTGCCAAGTATTTGGGCAAACACTCCGCCTTTAGCCATCAACGGATTGAAAACATTATCTACTAAAGGCCCTGCCAATAAATAAGCACCAATAGCCAGGGATCTTTCTAAAGTCTGCTGCAAAGCAAAGACCCTCCCTTGCAAACGACTAGGAACTTTACTCTGCCAAATTGCCTGATTACAGCTAACGATAATTGGCTGAGAGAATAAATAGCCAAAAATACCAATTGCCAGAACAAAAGGCGATATTTTCATCCCGCCAATTAAAATAATTACGCTTTGTAATCCTGCAAAACAGATAATTGCTCTAACGCGGTTCTTAGGACCAGACCAAACGCTCATCAACACGCTGCCCAAAAGCATCCCGCAACCCCCAATAGAAAGCACAAACCCCAATTCATCAGTAGAATTTGGTTGGTAGAGCAAAGGCCAGAGAACAACTTCTAAGATTCCCATACTAAAGTAGCTAATGGAAATAAAACTAACCAAACGGATTAAACCAGGTCTGAGAACGATATAGTTCCAGCCAGCTAGGGCATCAGAAATTACTTGATGGACAACTTTTCTTTTAGCTTTAGTGCGTCGTTTGAATTCGGGAAATTTAACGCTAATTAGAGTGATGATGGCAATTATAAATGTAACAATATCTATAGATAAAATTGTTTTTAGACTAAAAAACTTCATCAGCAAACCAGCGATCGCTGGAGCTGCAATTTTGGCGATCGCAAAAGATGCCTGAACCATACCATTGGCACGACTCAAATTTTTAGCTGGTACTAGCTGGGTAATTGAGGCTGTATAAGCAGGCTGCTGAAAAGCACTCAGACTAGAAGAAATTATCAGAACAAGATAGATCTGCCAAATCGCCAAGGAATTTGACCAAACTAATAAAAGCACCCCCAAGGTTACTATTCCCGTTCCCAAATCACTCATGATCATAGCGTAACGACGATTCCAGCGGTCGACTAAAACCCCCGCCAAGGGAGAAATAATCACCTTGGGAAGATACATGAAAAATATAGTTAGGGCGAATTGAGTGATTGTCCCTGTATCTTGATAGGTCTGATCGAGGATCCAAAATGCTAAAGCAAACTCGGTTAATTTAGAACCTAGTAATGAGATAACTTGACCAATCCAGATTACGAAAAAAGTTTGCATATAATATTAAACATAGGATTACAACGGTATTCAGTCGATATAAGCAAATTTAATAAACTTACGCTAGTAATGATAAATGCTAGCAGCTAATAATTACGTTTATAGAAAGTTTAAATAGTATACCTTAGCTATCTTTGTGTAACAAAAGCTAGTCAAATCAAAACAGCAATACAGCTATTAAGTAAAGTTTTGCCCCAGCCATTGCTGAATATCTTTTAAAACTAGGTCTGGGATTTCCCAGGGGAAAAGATGAGCAACCTGGGGATAGTTTATATAGTGACAGTTTTGGAGATACTGGGCAGTTTTTTGACTAGCGTTGGCGGTAATATGGCGATCGCCTTCTCCTGATAGCATTAAACAAGGAACTTCTATTTGGTGTATGTCTTCTAGGCGATTGTAACCCTGTCGAATTGCGGTAGACAAAGCTATATCTGCTGCTTTTGATGTTTGAAAGTAAGCTGGTACTGCTTCGGTGGCTAAATAATAGTACGATTCTGGAGCATGATTACTAATTAAATAACGAAAAAGCGATCGCTTGCAAAAGGTATCTATATTCCATTGCCAACCTGGTTTGATGTAGTTGACGATTCCTCCAATACCAGTAAATAGCTGATCTTGCCAAGTAGGTTGAGGATGGCTGCTAAGGGGATGTGCAGCAGTAGCAATGAGAATTATGCCCTTAAACCTTTCGGGCATAGCTAAAGCCAATTCCAGAGCCAGAATACCTCCAAGAGACCAACCTAAGAGTAAACAGCTATCTATATTATATTTGTCTAGTAAGGCAGTGAGATCTATTATGTGATCCTGCATCTTAAAGCTTTGTTTACAGCGGCTTTTGCCATAGCCACGCAGATCGGGAGCAATTGTTTGATACTGCCGAGAAAGATAATTGGTAAATACAGACATACTAGCAGATGAACCAGGATGACCGTGTAAACAAAGAATAGGAGTTCCTTTTCCTTTAATTTCTGTATTTAAATCCATTTAAAATCCATAATAAGCTGGAGATAAATTAATTTTGATAAAATTGTTAATTGCGAGACAGTTACGTTGCGGGTCTGTGACCCGTTGCGAGACAAAACCGTTGCGGGGGTTCCCCCCGTTGAGGTTATTGTCGAGGGCGAGTAAACTGTCGAGGTTGTTAATTGTAAGTAATTCCTGCTTTTTTAAAGCGATTCAAGACTTCTCCCAGGCGATCGCAATCGGCAATTAGACTAATTCTAACGTAGCCTTCCCCTCCGTCTCCAAAGGCGTTGCCAGGAGTAATAACTACACCTGTTTGCTGCAATACATCAAGAGCAAATTCCGTTGAACCTTTGCCTACAGGCGTTTTTATCCAAAGATACATGGTTGCCTTAGAAGGAGGAATTTGCCAGCCTAATTCTCCTAGTCCTTTGATTAGAAAATCGCGTCTAGTACTATAACGATGCTGCACATTTTTGATATATTCATCGGGTAACTGAAGAGCGGTTTCTGCTGCCTTTTGGACTGCGGAGAAGATACCGTAGTCGAGATTTGTTTTAAGAGTTCGTAAACCCTGAATAATATCGGAGTTACCCACTACAAAACCTACACGCCAACCAGCCATATTGTAGGTTTTAGATAAAGTATGAAACTCAACCCCAATCTCTTTTGCTCCTGGTATTTCTAATAGCGACGTAGGCTGATAACCATCAAAAGCTAATTCGGCATAGCAAAGATCGTGAACTAATAATATCTCGTAGTGACGCGCAAACTTGACTACTTCCTCAAAAAATTCCCGTGGTGCAGTAGCGGTAGTTGGATTATTAGGATAGTTAAAATAAAGAATTTTGGCTTTTTGAGCGACATCTTCAGGAATAGAATTCAAATCAATTAGCCAATCTTGCTCTGCTGACAATTGTATTTGCTGAATCTTGGCTCCTGCAATTAATGGCCCGCGAAAATGTGCAGGATAGGAAGGACTGGGAACCAGGATAATATCTCCAGGATTGACGTAAGCCATTGCTAAATGACCTAAACCCTCTTTTGAACCAATTAAAGGCAGTGCTTCGCTATCGGGACTTAGTTCGACTCCATAGCAACGGTGATACCAATCCGTAATTGCTTGACGGAAACTAGCCGTACCTTCAAAAGGTGGATAGCCGTGATTGAGTGGATCTTGCAAAGCAGCGATCGCAGCATCAATTATAGGTTGAGGTGCTGCACCATCAGGATTACCCATGCCTAAATCGATTAAGTCTAGTCCTTGTTCTCTAGCACGGACTTTTAATTCGTCTAAACGGGCAAATACATAAGGAGGTAAGGCACTTAAACGCTCGGCTCGGCTAATCCAATCTAAACTCATATTCACAGCTAACAGTTGATTTAGCTTTTTATTCTCTCATTAATTGTTAGACACAACTTGGAAGGTTTTAAAATTTAGCAGATATTTAATCGTGTTTTTTTTCTAAACCTTGATCTATTGCAAATTCAGGTACAAGATTGGGTGTAATGCCAGATTCGGCTAACCCTCCTGCGCTATGAATAGGAGCTTCCCCAGGAGCTAGTTTTTTGGCTGATTCTGCTTGAGGATCTCCTGAAGGTAGCCAACCTAAAAACGGCAGTGGCAGCAGGGTAGACAGATTGGTAATAGTTACTAATAACCAAAGCTGATCGAAGTTGTTTTCTGTAATTCCTAGCCAAGCGGTAAGTAATGCACCTAATTCATGGGATAACAACCCCGATAAATTCCAAATAGACATCAAAAGAGCAAATAAAGTTGCTTCAACTCCTTCAGGACAAAGACGAGCCGATAATACTAATACAGGCATCCAGGTAATTTGCCCAACAACGGTTAAAATCAGACTATCTCCTAGACTAAACCAGCGATCGTCGATGCCTAAAGCACGATTAGTATGAGTTACGAGCAATAGGGTTGTCATTCCCAAAACTGCTGCAATAACTGTACTCCAACCCAAAATCTTTCTAAAGGGTACGGTTTTTAAATAACGTTGAAACAGAAAAATGCCGATTAGAGAAGCAAAGCTGGTGACTAGACGTATTCTACCGAGAAATTCTGGCTCAAATCCTAATTCGTTGGTGCTAAAAAAGAAAAATGCTGAATCAGCAGTAGGAGTGGCTTGCCAACAAAATAGAAAAGCAATGGGTAGCCATATTTGCTTTTGTTTAATTGCACCCCATAGCTGTGTGATTTGCTCTTTTACAGGAGAGATTTTTGGCTCAGAATCATCTTTGGTAATCTTTTCTTCTGCAATGAGCCAGGCTACGGAAGAAATAATTAAGGGAAAACTGGCGGTAATTTCAAATATTTGATTGCTGCTGAGATGCTGTAATAATAATCCACTAAAATAAGCTGTTAACAACCCTCCTAAAGCAGAAAATCCCCAGGACAGTGACTGTAGCGATCCTGATTTAGATAAAGATTCTTCTCTAGCTCTCTCAACGATTAAGGAATCGACGATCACATCACTGATTGCTACAGAAAGAGAGGTTAATAAAATTACTATAGTTGCTGTCCAAGCACTATCAACTAAAGTAGCTAAAGCCAACCAGGATATAGTGCCTAAAAATCCTGATAGTATTAGGTAGGGGCGACGACGATAGCCCAAAATGGGTAAACCATCAGATATAAAGCCAAACAGTGGTTTGATAATCCAAGGTAGAGAGGCAATACCCGTTAAGGCTGCAACTTCAGCAGGGGTTAAACCCAAATCGTCCTTGAGAAAAAAGCTAACGGCTAAACGAGCTAATCCCAATATTCCTTGAACAAAGTAAACCGTAAGGATGGCAAATAATTCTGGAGTTGGTTCATTGCCAAACAGAATTTTCTCTTTTAGTAGTTTCTTTAAGCTCTTGAATTCAGAGGAATCAGCAATCATGTATTTTATTAAAGTTTTATAACTACAGTTTAATAATAAGCAATAATACTTGCAACAATCGTTTCTCTTTGAGGCTGAATTCTAAAAATAGTGTTCAAACATCAGAAAAAAATTAGTCGAATATACATAGCTGGTATGGCTATAGTCATAAGTGTAAGTTAACTCAACATATTAAAAAAGCGATCGCTCTTCTCAAAAAAAAGCGATCGCTTTACACTAAGACTTGCCAAATTAATTAGAGGCTAAAAGCTAATTAGGCAACACTAAAAACAATAACAAATCCTAAAACTGCGCCAAAAACAATCAGGGCGTAGAATTGAGCGCGACCATTTTCTAGGTACTTTAAGCCCTCTCCACTGAGGACAGCAGCTAAACCAGTTAGGTTAACAGCACCATCAACTACGCGGTAATCTACCTCCATAATTTGTCTGGCTAGACGACGGATACCCATAACAAAGACTTTGTGATAAAGGTCATCGAAATACCATTTATTGAGGGAGAAACGATAGAGGGTAGGAACTTTTTTGGCGATCGCACTAGGATCGATTTTTTTCGTACGATACATTAACAGTGCCACGATAATTCCCGTTACGGCGATCGCCACAGACAACCCTGCCATAATCAGAAATTCATTCCAGTCAAAAGCGTGTTCGGCTGCGCCTGCTACTATTTCGCTTGGGGCGTGAATAAACTCTTCAAAGTAATTCTCCCAAGGGCGACCAAGCAAACCTATACCAATCGAAGGTATGGCTAAAACCAGCAGAGGTAATGCCATCGTTAGAGGAGATTCATGGGGATATTCACTATGTCCATGACTGTCGCCTTCTTTGGTATCCATTGCCCCAGGACCAAAAGCCATTCCTGCTTCAGACATCAACTGTTGTTTGACAGCATCATCGTTACCACGAAACTCACCTTCAAAGGTCATAAAGTACATACGGAACATATAAAAGGCAGTTAAACCAGCCGTAGCCCAACCGATAAACCAGAGGGCGGGATTGGCTTCAAAAGCCTGTCCTAAGATTTCGTCTTTTGACCAAAAACCTGCAAAAGGAGGAATCCCGCAGATAGCTAAATTACCGACGAAAAAAGCACCAGCGGTGATGGGCATATACTTTCTTAAGCCACCCATAAGACGCATATCTTGAGCCAGCAAAGGATTATGTCCTACTACATCTTCCATGCCGTGAATTACCGAACCAGAACAAAGGAACAGCATGGCTTTAAAATAAGCATGAGTCATTAGGTGGAATAAACCAGCACTATATGAACCGATACCCATTGCCATAACCATGTAGCCTAACTGAGAAACGGTGGAGTATGCCAAACCCTTTTTAATATCGTTTTGGCTTAAAGCAATACTTGCGCCAAGGAATGCCGTAAATGCCCCAGTCCAGGCGATAACTTCCATAGCTACAGGCACATTTTCAAAAACGGGATACATCCGCGCAATTAAAAACACTCCCGCAGCAACCATAGTGGCAGCGTGAATCAGTGCCGAGATGGGAGTAGGTCCTTCCATCGCGTCTGGTAGCCAAACGTGAAGGGGAAACTGAGCCGATTTAGCTACGGGACCTAAAAAGACCAAGATGGCAAATAAGGTGGCAAGGAACGCGCTAATAGCCCCAGAAGAAACCAATTCTCCCAGGCGATCGCCCATTAGGCCAAATTCAAAGCT
This DNA window, taken from Pleurocapsa sp. FMAR1, encodes the following:
- a CDS encoding glycerophosphodiester phosphodiesterase — its product is MLCIGHRGAMGHEPENTLLSIRKALALGVDAVEIDVYNVEDNLIVIHDRTLSRTTNGTGYLEEYSFEQLRSLDAGKGEKIPTLQEVFDTVNQQAIINIELKGSNTARLVSNLIRKYINQGWSETDFVVSSFNHYELIKAKTLYPALKTGMLIYGLPWEYLKIAQKLQTDIVIAGLDFVTPDLVNSIHQQNLLAWVYTVNEPTDISRMQELKVDGIFTNYPEQVV
- a CDS encoding MFS transporter; this encodes MQTFFVIWIGQVISLLGSKLTEFALAFWILDQTYQDTGTITQFALTIFFMYLPKVIISPLAGVLVDRWNRRYAMIMSDLGTGIVTLGVLLLVWSNSLAIWQIYLVLIISSSLSAFQQPAYTASITQLVPAKNLSRANGMVQASFAIAKIAAPAIAGLLMKFFSLKTILSIDIVTFIIAIITLISVKFPEFKRRTKAKRKVVHQVISDALAGWNYIVLRPGLIRLVSFISISYFSMGILEVVLWPLLYQPNSTDELGFVLSIGGCGMLLGSVLMSVWSGPKNRVRAIICFAGLQSVIILIGGMKISPFVLAIGIFGYLFSQPIIVSCNQAIWQSKVPSRLQGRVFALQQTLERSLAIGAYLLAGPLVDNVFNPLMAKGGVFAQILGKFVNTGMGQGVTLLLVLLGIVNVLIVAIAYRQPRLRHLETELPDRNQFANTNTTIA
- a CDS encoding alpha/beta fold hydrolase; translation: MDLNTEIKGKGTPILCLHGHPGSSASMSVFTNYLSRQYQTIAPDLRGYGKSRCKQSFKMQDHIIDLTALLDKYNIDSCLLLGWSLGGILALELALAMPERFKGIILIATAAHPLSSHPQPTWQDQLFTGIGGIVNYIKPGWQWNIDTFCKRSLFRYLISNHAPESYYYLATEAVPAYFQTSKAADIALSTAIRQGYNRLEDIHQIEVPCLMLSGEGDRHITANASQKTAQYLQNCHYINYPQVAHLFPWEIPDLVLKDIQQWLGQNFT
- a CDS encoding aspartate aminotransferase: MSLDWISRAERLSALPPYVFARLDELKVRAREQGLDLIDLGMGNPDGAAPQPIIDAAIAALQDPLNHGYPPFEGTASFRQAITDWYHRCYGVELSPDSEALPLIGSKEGLGHLAMAYVNPGDIILVPSPSYPAHFRGPLIAGAKIQQIQLSAEQDWLIDLNSIPEDVAQKAKILYFNYPNNPTTATAPREFFEEVVKFARHYEILLVHDLCYAELAFDGYQPTSLLEIPGAKEIGVEFHTLSKTYNMAGWRVGFVVGNSDIIQGLRTLKTNLDYGIFSAVQKAAETALQLPDEYIKNVQHRYSTRRDFLIKGLGELGWQIPPSKATMYLWIKTPVGKGSTEFALDVLQQTGVVITPGNAFGDGGEGYVRISLIADCDRLGEVLNRFKKAGITYN
- a CDS encoding folate/biopterin family MFS transporter, whose amino-acid sequence is MIADSSEFKSLKKLLKEKILFGNEPTPELFAILTVYFVQGILGLARLAVSFFLKDDLGLTPAEVAALTGIASLPWIIKPLFGFISDGLPILGYRRRPYLILSGFLGTISWLALATLVDSAWTATIVILLTSLSVAISDVIVDSLIVERAREESLSKSGSLQSLSWGFSALGGLLTAYFSGLLLQHLSSNQIFEITASFPLIISSVAWLIAEEKITKDDSEPKISPVKEQITQLWGAIKQKQIWLPIAFLFCWQATPTADSAFFFFSTNELGFEPEFLGRIRLVTSFASLIGIFLFQRYLKTVPFRKILGWSTVIAAVLGMTTLLLVTHTNRALGIDDRWFSLGDSLILTVVGQITWMPVLVLSARLCPEGVEATLFALLMSIWNLSGLLSHELGALLTAWLGITENNFDQLWLLVTITNLSTLLPLPFLGWLPSGDPQAESAKKLAPGEAPIHSAGGLAESGITPNLVPEFAIDQGLEKKHD
- a CDS encoding NAD(P)H-quinone oxidoreductase subunit 5, which translates into the protein MEPLYQYAWLIPVLPLLGAMLVGIGLISLNKATNNLRQIVAVFIVSILGATMVLSFAILWSQIHGHEAFTRTIEWASAGDFHLSMGYTIDHLSALMLVIVTTVAFLVMIYTDGYMAHDPGYVRFYAYLSIFSSSMLGLVISPNLVQIYIFWELVGMCSYLLIGFWFEKQPAADACQKAFVTNRVGDFGLLLGMLGLYWATGSFEFGLMGDRLGELVSSGAISAFLATLFAILVFLGPVAKSAQFPLHVWLPDAMEGPTPISALIHAATMVAAGVFLIARMYPVFENVPVAMEVIAWTGAFTAFLGASIALSQNDIKKGLAYSTVSQLGYMVMAMGIGSYSAGLFHLMTHAYFKAMLFLCSGSVIHGMEDVVGHNPLLAQDMRLMGGLRKYMPITAGAFFVGNLAICGIPPFAGFWSKDEILGQAFEANPALWFIGWATAGLTAFYMFRMYFMTFEGEFRGNDDAVKQQLMSEAGMAFGPGAMDTKEGDSHGHSEYPHESPLTMALPLLVLAIPSIGIGLLGRPWENYFEEFIHAPSEIVAGAAEHAFDWNEFLIMAGLSVAIAVTGIIVALLMYRTKKIDPSAIAKKVPTLYRFSLNKWYFDDLYHKVFVMGIRRLARQIMEVDYRVVDGAVNLTGLAAVLSGEGLKYLENGRAQFYALIVFGAVLGFVIVFSVA